TCTATCTAAGTGGATATGTCTAATCATGTGGCCTATCTTCCAAAGCTATGTTGAAATAATTTGAAGATTCCCAATTAGCTTACATTATGCTACCTTTTTCCCCTTCCATCATGAAGGACAATGGCAGTTTGTCAAACACCAGGAGCTTTTGCAGAGAACATATAGTTACATTGATACGCAAGTAGGATCTCTTTTCTTGATTCACTTTACCCACAAAGCTATAAGGGTGTATCAATTCTAGAATCAGTGTGGCCTAAGAGAAGGAATAACATTCGTTGGTTTAGCACAGTCCTGGATGCTTTGTCATGAGGTAATTTACGTAAATTTGTCCCTGGCTAGTGTATGGCAATACCTCACAACTTTGTTAATGGAAACCTGGTGATCCATAACACTTGTGGTAGACATCTGCTCGGGGGTAATACAGTATTAATGTTAATATCAATGATCGATCAGCAGATTTGCAAGAAAGGCATAAAGTATTTAATTATAATTGCATTGGGAATAGCTATGTAATGGTAGCGACATTTGAATAGGTCACATCCAGCCCTCACCCCTGTTATGTTGTTCTATATTAAATGCCATTCACTTTAAGTGCTAGAAACCTTTCTAAAGTGGTGAGACTATAATACACTGGGCAAATTGAAAAATGTCCCTTCACTTTTAGAAACATGATTGATATCCTTTGCAAAACAAATGTTAGCACCTATCTGTACACAAATTCCTACAACTGCATGTTCCGACAACCCCCAACACACCTTCCTTACTAGGCAGCTTGAATGACTGGCTGGTTTACAAATTTGTTAGCTTTAGTAAGTTCAGATCCCTATTGgaaattcatcattttcctgACTTCTCTCCTTTCAAAGCAGCTGGAACCTACTGTATCCAAATGTTTACATAGCTGGGGTTTACATAGCCCAAGAGTTCTACCCCAAACTAGTTTTcactggagagagaaagaagccaATTAACTACGAGCACAAAGGATATAAAGCAAATTGTGTTTGCTCCATTGGcaacagaaaaatatatttccaaacaCTCCATATATACTCGTTTCCAGTACAGACTACATTGCATTGTCACCATCCTGCTTATATATAgcataattaaaaataatgtttttggcAAGACAGCAACTCAGATATAAATATAGCTATATGTACATTGGAGTGCAGACACATAAAAAAACTCAcaagacacacatacacatatacatatcatCATTCTGACAACATGAAAATGTCTCATGgttattgaaaaatattattagaaaCTTGGAAGGCAGGTGGTGTTCTGTTTTGCTTTTGGTGATATCCTTGCCATTTGTTGGtcctttttaaaatagatttccataGATTCTGCTGCTTTTCTGAGAAAAATTTTTCCAATGGAATGTGGAAAAGCACTTATTCTTGCTAAGGTGAAGGGCTTTCTGAAAACCCATATCATTTTCTAAGAAAGAAGTCAGCAGGATGTTTTTTGGGGGGCAGAGAGCTGGAAAGGCAGTACAGTAGAAGCATCCGTAACAATTTTGAACACGAGAAAAGACAAAATCATgcaatttcacaatatttataaatGTCACTGGCGatctttcctcatctgaaaatatgTAAGAGTATGTCAAGTATCTATATACAGTATGAATAATTTAATGAAATGTCAGACTTCCCATTTCAAAATTTGAACAATGTCTAAGTCTATCTTTTACATGGTTTGGTTTATCCTTGTTAATTTGCCTACTTTCATTTACCTTAAGTTCCTTTTCTAAAGcctgaatttgtttttaaaattgtatattgAGAAGACTAGCATCTCTGAATGTATTTCTGTTTAAGTCTATGGTTGCTACTTTGCAAATCATTTCTAGAATAATCTATGCTAACAATCAAATTATGTTGTAGAGAGCAATTAATTCTGTAAAGacatatatgattttttaaaatgccaagtGGCCAAATAGTTTCATGTGTATGATTATATTTCTCTAAATGTTCATTTCTCACAGTAAtgaaatcatttatatttcaaatGATGCATGCCATCCTAATATGGATATCTGTAATTGTGCCAGACTGTGATTACCCACTTCACCAAAATGGAAAGGACATTTTTCCAgtatcactttggtggctgataGCAGGAGGGATCAGTGACTTCATATGAATTTACTATTTTGAGCCAGGGAATAAAACTAACTCCATTTCAGTATTTAGCCAATGCCTAAAATTCCAAGCCCACTTTTATCTCCTTCCACGTTAAATAGAACAAATTCAAGGGATTTCTTAAGCCATCACAATAATACAAGAGGACACTTTCTTTGCAGATGAGATGGGGCATATCTGTCAGATCTTATCACATCATCCACCAAATATTAACCAAAGTAAGCAATATCTAGATATAACTTTCATTGGATAAATTACTACCACATATTACTGTTTAGAGTTGATATAACTCTCTCATCCAGCCACTAAAAGAGCTATCAATAAATTTTGTTAGGGAATGGAGCAACGAGCTAAGAATTAGAATAAAGGAATCAAatattgtctctgtctctgtctctctctgtctctgtctgtctgtctatctgtctgtctgtctgtctgtctgtctgtctgtctgtctctctctctctctctctctctctctctctctctctctctctctctctcttaaggatTTAGCTGGAAAATGGTGTCAGCAGGTTAATCTATATGGTGTGAGTATGTTTTTATAACCCCAATGCCCAACACGATGCCTGGCacatttttgttgaattgaactgaattgaattgatccATGATGTAGATTTCTCCACAGGTGAGCATCTTTAAAGGAATAATAGCCAgttttccatttgcattgtttATGAAATCAaaagccaccccccccccccaacaagtGGATTAACCATTAAGCACAAACGGCTGAAATCCAGCTTTTGGTTTTGATTGAACAGCTCAGTTTTTATATGAAAAGTTGGCTTGATTGTGCTCTTTCAGAAGATGATATGGGAAAGAAGCACAGCAATCTCACTAACTGAAAGCTAGTGCTATAGAGCAGTACCAAAATTACCCCATTTTTTGAGCATCTCACATTGTCCAAAACTGGAGGTTAATTTGTTGAGGCTCCAGAAGATGATATTTATTGTCTTGGGGATTGAAGGGCGATCTTAAGGCAGGCAAGGGATCGGGAGATGAGAGGATGTAATCAATGCTAAATTTAATTTCTGAGTCAGATTTTCCAAGGGAGGCATTGTTTAGGTTCTGCCGATTGGAGAGATCATTTGAATAGAATGGAGAAGGCTCTAGGTGAGGGGTTCTGAACTCCTGTTTCTTCGTCGTGCCTTCATTCAGGTGGATGCTCTCTGAGCATGAATCTGTAATGGGCAGCTCGGTTGTGGAAGGCTCCATAATCCCACCTGAGTTCTGGTATTTAggttcttttttcatatttctcctcCTCCGCCTCCTCCGATAGTTCCCGTTTTCAAAAAGATCCAGCATGGACTCACATCCTGAAGCGAAAGTCCAATagtttccctttcccttctcgtTCCCTTCCATTCTGGGGACCTGGATTTTGAGAAAGGCAGTTCAGAGTGGGTATGGTGTGCAGATGCTGGCACTTTGCATCTGTGTTCGTTTAAAGTCACGATTGGGATAAACATACAAGTCATTGAAATCATGCCTTCCCCTACCCCCCAAATTGTGTAACTCCTAGGTAaagcaacaacaagaaaaacaacaactctgGTTAACTTGGGGATACATTAATGTAAATCAGACAAGAAGAGCATCAACTTTTCAACagctgggagggagagagagctcttcATTATCTAGAGCACAATCAGGGCCTTCTTAAGAGTGTGGCGtacccccctccccttttctggaTTTCAGCAAAAATATTTAAGACAGATGTTTCCTAGATAGAAAGTCATCTCAGGGCTGCTGCTGCTGAATAACTGGCCTATATGAAGAGACGGTGATTAATTTTCTTACCTTTACAAAACAACTGTTTAGGGAGAGGTTATGCCTAATGGAGTTTTGCCAGGCTCTTTGGTTTGATCTGTAGTAAGGGAATTTCTTCATTATAAAGTCATAAATGCCAGACAGCGTCACTCTATTGGTAGGGCTTTGCTGGATGGCCATTGCAATCAAGGCAATGTAGCTGGAAAAGAAACTCAGGGTTAAGCCACTTCCTTAGGAATCAAGCACTCAGTAGCCAAAGGGGCTCCTCTTTGCTTTCCTGGAGAGCTGTGTTACCATAGGGTTTGGTGGAGGACCAGCCCCACAAAAAGTCTCCTCCACTCTACCAGCTGAGACCCCTCACTTAGCCAGGGAAGGTGTTTCAGGGAAGCTGCAGGATGCAtttttccactgagtcacccagacgCTATTCAGGGTTCCCTAGTCTCCGCCAAGTGCAAATGTTCGCCTTCGGGGACCCTGGCGCGTCCAGCCTGCTCTCTTGCCCGGATCCCTTGGCGACCCCCCACCACCTACTGCCAATGCCTGGGGAGCACCAGTTCTTTTCTCCAACTCTCTACCAGCTGAGGTTTTCTGAGCACTCCCTGCCCTAGGATCCCACTAGCAACTTCCTGGACCCAGACCAGTACcggacttggggggggggatccCCTGTCCTCGCTGCCTCCCCTCCCCTACATCATTAATACCACCTTGCCCCAGAGAGGAAGGCTTCGACGGAAACTTCTCAGCTACCTGTAAGCTGGGCGACTGAGTTTCTTCTCCTCATCGGAGCTGCAGGCGGGGTAATCATCACCATCGTAGTTGAAACAGTTGTAGGGATACTGCGTGTTATCGAACATCTTTCTCACAGCCGGGCTCTGCTCAGCTCCGGCAGGGTGCAAGAGCTGGTGTGGGGTTCTCCCTTAGCGCCTCGTCCCTCTCCTACccccctcctcttttctccccccccccctcctcctcctccttcttctcctcctccgccctcaccctctccctcttccactcacATACTCTTCCAGTCCAGGGGTGGAGGTTGTTTTTGTAATTCTTGAATCCCAGACAGAGACTGTAGGGATATTTCTTGCGCCCTCTCCCTCccaacacccccctccccccgaCACACActttgtgtgtgcgtgtgtgtccAATCTGGTTATAAGGGAGGCAGCTAATAACTGATTAAATTGGTTACTTCTCTCATGAACCTTTGAACCCCCTAGCTTGTACAGCCAGTAGCCATACTCAAGAGCCCTGGGTGGTCTGATGTAGAGGTGGAGAGGGGCCAGGcttgctttctttcccttttcttttcttcccttctttttctggcCATCTCCATGCACAGTGTGACAAAAGCAAACAGCACGATGTTCATAAATGATGTTTCAAGGGTGACTTTTGCAAATCCAAGTTTTAGGATCCACTCCCCTCAAATACCCCCGCTCTATCCCCTTCTCCTCCAACGCTCTTtagcctctcccttccccccatttggctaaggaaacacacacacacacacacacacacaccacttacAGTCTGCAGACATTCCATCCAATAATGCCCATCTCCCGAGATATAATCTGTAATACAGTATAATAGACATAAATTGTGTTTCCGTGACTAAAGGAAAAGCTATATGTTCAAAGAAGACAGAACAGAGAATCCGGGAGCCTACTGTCAAGCAGGAAAGCTAAGGGAAAATAGCTCCCGGCTGGAGAACTGCTTGTGTGGGCTTTGATCTGGGGGATGAATTAGAGTAATAGCCCTGTGTGTTGGCATCCAATACTGTAACAATTTAATAGTTTTTCTATGCTTCGGAGTGTTTTCCAACAAGTGATGTAAACCAAAGTCATAACAAAGGTTCGGGAACTTGAAAAAGGTGTATGCCACAAGATAATCAGATTGTGCCAGGCCCGCTATTTCCCAGGGAAGCTGGGGGATGGGGGAGTTGGGGggggtgagaagagagagaaggatgctAATATGGAAACAGGGAAAAAATTGTGTAAAGTtaaccagaaaaaaattataaatgagaaCAGTATGAATCCTagtgaaatgaaattatttcatagaTTTATCCTAAGGTTAGAGCTGAAAGGTGCCATAATATACTCTCAtcttgacagatgaagaaactgaggctggcagaGGCAGAGACATTTGAGTAAGGCTAGACATCAGCACAAAATTTAGTACTACTGTCCCTCAGGTCAGCATCCCAGCTATGACACCACACTTCCTCTGTCTTTACTGATTGACTAGAAGTATGTTAATGAGGGAAgcaggggagaaagaaggaggagttaTGGAGCCTGTGGGAACAAAACAGGGGAAATTAGGGGGAGGGAGCTGCTGCCCTTGATGCCAGGAAAGAGTAATAAAATAGGCTAAATCTCCTGATTTCTCACTTGACCCTTGACCCCAGGATGTCCCTGTTGGTACAGATTAACAAATTGGGCACTGTCATGATAGTCCTGGATTACCCTGGGGTTCATCAACGCTAGCATCCTGTTAGGCAAATCTCCCCATCTTTCTAAGCATCTTCTGTAGTCCATAAATAAGTAGTTACAGTCCTAAACAACATGAgaaggtgaggggagggagggagggaagagaaaagcaataagaaagaaaatataaaagtatcTTATTTTGGataaagaatattggattttaaATCacaagacctaggttcaaagaGAGGATATGCTACTCACTACTCTATActcctgtttcctcatatgtaaatgaaggaattggaatagATAGCCTCTACattaagtttccttccagttttaagtATTATTGAAGTAGGATTTTTAGAGAAGGCACAAATGATTTATAAAAGGCAGCCACAAAATCTTACTCTGTGAACTTACTCTGAACAACCCTTAAAATAATGAAGATCTTTAAAGTAAAGTCAACTGTTGTCTGTGAGACTTCAAAATACAAAGCCTCCAAAAGCAAACACATAGAATTTCCAACATGGGAGCAGCACTTTTTTCCACATTCAAACAAGCTGCCATTCCAACAGTGAGTCCCAGATAACAAGTCTAGATTTACTTAAAAGAAATTTTCAAGATGAACATATAAACTCAATTTTAATCCTATTTTCCAAGTCAAATACCATGGCATCTCTCACTTGTAACACTGACCTCAACTTGGCAGAAGAAAAATAGTTGTGGCATATGCTTCTTGCATCAACACTGCATTCCATTGAAGGGAAACACTTTTAGTCTTGGATTCTTGACTGTGGTAGCCAAATGTGCAAGAGTTGCAATTACAGTATGGGGTGACTGACTGATCATCAATGATGGTTTATCTGTGAGTATGACTTCCATCACATATCTGACCATAGTACTTCCAAGCTCAAGAATTGCCAATAGATCCCTGTTGCCTCTGGGATCAGATATAATAAGTACAAACTCCTTAGCTTAGTCCAACAGAATaaaagaaatgtctttaaaaaaaaaacagacaaacaaaaaaccaattcACGGGTGGTCCTTCTTTGGTCTTCCTTTGGAAGCTTCCTGGTATGCTTCTATTGCCTTGAAAGAGATTATTATATGCTTTTTACAAGAATATGCTTATTTTATAATAGGTGATTTTGGCAGGCAACCacataataaatttcttttcctttttaaaaaaagatatataaatattttccccaaatgctttattatattttccctatTACCTGGTAAAACATACAGACTTTGACCAGACACGTCATAAATGAATAAGATGGGgagattcttttgattttgcatttttgTGTTATGAATCTGTATTTAGTTCTTTAGAGAATAGCAAGCATAGTTTTGGAAATGAAGAATTTCAAGGTCTTTGGGGTTATCACTTGGGGACAGTATTTATATGTGTTATAAATATGGTACCAATATTAATACTAAAAAatttgaggggggcagctgggtggctcagtggattgagagtcaggtgcagagatgggaggtcctgggttcaaatctgaccttcccagctgtgtgaccctgggcaagtcacttaatccccattgcctagcccttatcactcttctgccttagaaccaataacctgtattgattctaagatggaaggtaaaggtaaaaaaaaaattgaggtatTGGtactttgaattttcattttaaaaaattaacaacagCATAGACTTAGCTATtggaaaaatagattaaaaaataaagtttacaataaaaatatcatatatacatatatgatatttttattgtatttatttatatatatattgtattgtatttatatatataaactgggTCCTAGGgccttatttatttcttttcactcTCTCAGGAATGCTTGCCTAAGAAAAGTCCAATGTGCTTCTAACTATAGTAGGCTCAAAGGATATTAGGCTGTCTATGTGTAATGTccagtggtttgtttttgttggatttgtttttgtttctgtatttaaCCCCACAACTGCTAGATCAATGCTTTTTTCCAGACTACCTTGTTCTACGTTAACACTGATTATTAGTGGCACCAATGTGTACTACTAAAATGTGGCAtattaactcttaaaaaaaaaacaaacttgtcttctgtcttaaaatcaacactaagtattggttccaaggcagtagggtgttaagggctaggtaatcagaattaaataacttgctcagtgtcatacggctaggaagtgtcaggggTCAAATCTGAATGCAAGAACTcttgtctccaggactggctcccTAAACATTTAGCCACCTATTTGCCCCCATATTAGCTCttaaaactaatttctatctaGTTTGGGTTCAACTTAGTCCACCTAAATATTAGCATTTTAAAACGATCCCTCCTGATCTATTAGCTTCTTCACTTGTTGCCTACAAACATATCCAGGTTTcttctatcatttaaaaaaaaaaacacaaattgtAATTTACTATCCACTCAAGCTATCATCTTATGTCTCTTCTCCTTATCACAAATAAATTCCTAGGAAAAAAATTGTTGTAAtctttgcctctatttcttcactTCTCACATGCTCCTCAACTCCTTACTTTCAGTCACACCCACATAACAGATGTCACTTTCTCCAGGGTCCCCAGTGATTCACTTTTTGCTCAATCCAAagccttttgcttaattttcattcttcttaacctctctgcagcttttgatgtttttgatagtTCTTCATACTGTTTCCTTCTTAATTATTTATGACTCTCCTCTATTTCAGTCTTCCTTTTTGTTGTCTAAACAGTCCTTCTCAGATCCTTTACTGGATCATCAAGCATATCCTTCCCTCTATTTATGGGTGTAGTGTACCCTTGAGCTTTATCCTggtccctctcttttctttttcaatactgTCTTGTGATCTCACTATCGCTATACCAATAATTCCAAAATGGCTATATATAGCCCTCATTTCAGATACTAGCCAACATCCCCAGTTGTCTATTATATCTCTATGTAAATATTCCATGACCATCTCAAACTCAACTCAACATGTCCTAAACAAAACTCATTATGTCTCTCCCAGAATCCTCCTCTTctcctaactttcctatttcttctgAGGGCAACACCATCATTTCAGTCAGTGTGGTGGACTGAAAGAGCCAGCCTTAAAGCCAAGAAGACTTGGATtgaatctggtctctgacacatactggctctgtgaccctgggccagtcatttttCTCCTTAGGGAtccaggcagctctctaagactagaagttgttGACAAAGTGACAActtacattagaaaaaaaaagtatttcttcaCCTAAGAATTCCATATGTGGCAAGATCCATGTGTTGTGAGGGTCATTTTCCATTCCTGGCTTTGGGAGTATACTTGTATGCTTGAAGGGAGGCAGAATAGGTAGCTTTAACCTCTTTTCCTT
The window above is part of the Monodelphis domestica isolate mMonDom1 chromosome 7, mMonDom1.pri, whole genome shotgun sequence genome. Proteins encoded here:
- the FOXL3 gene encoding forkhead box L3 isoform X2, encoding MFDNTQYPYNCFNYDGDDYPACSSDEEKKLSRPAYRSNQRAWQNSIRHNLSLNSCFVKVPRMEGNEKGKGNYWTFASGCESMLDLFENGNYRRRRRRRNMKKEPKYQNSGGIMEPSTTELPITDSCSESIHLNEGTTKKQEFRTPHLEPSPFYSNDLSNRQNLNNASLGKSDSEIKFSIDYILSSPDPLPALRSPFNPQDNKYHLLEPQQINLQFWTM
- the FOXL3 gene encoding forkhead box L3 isoform X1, with the protein product MFDNTQYPYNCFNYDGDDYPACSSDEEKKLSRPAYSYIALIAMAIQQSPTNRVTLSGIYDFIMKKFPYYRSNQRAWQNSIRHNLSLNSCFVKVPRMEGNEKGKGNYWTFASGCESMLDLFENGNYRRRRRRRNMKKEPKYQNSGGIMEPSTTELPITDSCSESIHLNEGTTKKQEFRTPHLEPSPFYSNDLSNRQNLNNASLGKSDSEIKFSIDYILSSPDPLPALRSPFNPQDNKYHLLEPQQINLQFWTM